Below is a window of Acanthochromis polyacanthus isolate Apoly-LR-REF ecotype Palm Island chromosome 18, KAUST_Apoly_ChrSc, whole genome shotgun sequence DNA.
TTTGGTAATAGCCCAGATCATGTGACCACAAAATGGTGGAAGCTGTGAGCTGTTTGTAAGCTGAGCATCTCCACCGAGGAGCTGGGAGCAGGAAACAGGCAGGGATCTTGGAAGTACATCCATGCTCTGAGACGCAGGAGGAAAGAGATTCCCGAGCCCCAGCAGTGGTGAGTAGATGGCTTTTGTTCGATGATGataaaaagaggagaaagagggatatgttcttttttctcctcacagCAAGCAGACAGGAAGCAAGAGAGGGAGGGGCTGCTGTCATCAGCACTGTGGTCCTGTGCTGAGACATGGAAGTGGATGTGAGGCAGCTCAGCATCCTCCATGGAGGATGCACATAACATGATGCTGGTTTTTATTATTCTGCAGTATTCAACCgtgtatcagtgtgtgtttatctgtgtgtaCTAATACTGTAGGCACACTGAATTGTCAGCATGACAGTCACCTCCACAGTAAAGGAATCAACCATTCAGCGTTTCTCTGTTGCAGCTGCTAATGCAATCACATTTCCTCCTGTTCCAGAGCGAGTCCGCCGAGAAGAAACAAGGATGTTTCTTTTTCATGCCAGTGAGCACACGTGACTCACTGTGAATTTGCATCTCTTCCCAATCTGTGCTCAGGCAAGCGTGCAGTCATTCGATTTGAATCAGCGCTAGAAAAAGGCAGCGAGGGGGGGTGAGCTTGTCATGATGTAACAAGCCCTGTTCTCTTAGCCCCCTCCCCACCTCCACCCACCACTCAacatcctccccctcctccactGTGAATGGAAGGATTATTCACAGAGGAAGATGACCTTTAACCTCAAAATCTTTCTCATTTCCAGCATCCCTCCTCCCATCGTCTCCCCCCTACTACCATCTTACAAGCCTCGtctttcctcctcctgtttCCTGATAAGTATGTAAATGTGAGAAGATCAATAGATGTGTTAAGACATGCTGGTGTTTGGGGACTTCTTGTATTTATGCTTTGCAATATAGCCCGACTGATGCCAGGGCTTCAGGGAGTAAAGAATCTAATAAAAGccaaatgtaattttttcagcataaacacataaaatgaacaatcaTAATATGGATCCCAgagattattattgtttagttgaACCTCTCTGCTGCTCCAACATGGAGACAGCATGTGTACAAAGATGATAGATCTACAATAAGCTATTGTTCATTGTTACATCAAAGCCCTCTTTGTCATGCTCATTTTTTCTGGCCAGCGGCCTTTTATTCACAGGTGTGTGTCACTCTCTGTGATGCTACCCGGGTATTTACATTACAATGTGAGATGTATCATAATATACAGTGTAAATGCATTGAAAATGGCAACATCTGTCAAATTGTCAGGTTATTGTGACCATTTTATTGCACCAAGTAAACAATAACAATCTCCTCTTTACCATTTTATCCGGTTTTCATGTGAAGACAGTATTATGTCACAATAGCAATACTGTGCTATATTACACATGTAATCCAGgaaactagaaaaatattagtacattttattgttttaaaaggCACTAATCATGTATCCAAggtaacagttttattttgtatattacTGCAGATGAATTGAGGTTATTAACAATTAGGTGTTGTAGGTTGAATTTAGTTTAAATTACTTATATAGAGTAATGCATCACAGTGTTCGTATAACTCTAGAGTACAAGTATAAGGGAGCATGAAAGGAGAATACTTGGTTTACCTCAAATTTAGCACTCGAGCAAATGTGCTTCATTACTTCCCACCACTGGCAGTTTTTAAGTCTGGCAGAGCACAACAGATTACACAACATTATGGGTACTCTCCAGGTGTGTTGTTCCATCACAAGAGTCCATTTAGTGACTGTAATTATCTTCTCATAGGTCCTCCTGGGGATGGACCTGCCATCAGAGAGTAAAATGAACTCTGAGGGGGGCGAAGGCAGACCAGGTGAGTGTGAAGCACCTACTTCTCTGAATTACAATACTCATTGCGGCTTAAACaataaactgtttttgtttttttctagtccctcctacctctctacctctgcAAGGAGGTGCCACCCAGAGAAAAAAGCTATCTGCCCCTCGTATCAGCCTGTCACTGGACCAGAGCGAGGACGACTTGGGGGAGACGCCTGATGATCTCGACATTAACGTCGACGACCTCGACACTCCAGATGAAGGCGATTACCTCGACTACACAGACCATGAAATGGACTGGGAAGGTGGGTCAGTCAGAGGAGGAGCTTTGGCACTTTGATGACCTCATGCTTCATTGTGATGATGATAAGGAATGCAAGATCTAAAATAATATGAAACTCAAAAAGCAAGATTTTTGGGTTTTTAGTGTCAAGaatttttcattcaaaatgacAGTTAAGCTTATTATGCTTCGGGATATCGTTTTTCGAAACACTAAAGCCCCTTTAGATTTAAGCCTTTTATTCTTGGAAAGATTTTGATGCATCATTGAGGGAAAACTACAAGTATTGATACTAAAAAACAATGCAGAGTTTCATTTAGCTGCTTCAATTTCAGGGTCCTGCTATTATGCATGGTGGCTGACTGCAGGGACACAAACAGTGCTGAGATGTCATGAATGTTATTGTGATTAGTATGAAAAAGGCCTCTAATACAATATATTTGGCGTTTTCCACATCAGATCCCACTGCAGCCGGCAGGAGTGGAACAACTGAGACCTACAACACAATCCCGACATACAGTGCCGAGGAGGAGCGCCAGGACGGCAAACTATGGAGGACCGTCATCATTGGGGAGCAGGAGCACCGTATCAACATGAAGATCATTGAGCCCTACATGCGAGTCATCTCTCATGGAGGTAATTATGAAAGAACCACTTCAACATCATAAGTCGCCCTGTTGTGTCCATTCTGAATATTGGCTGTATTTTGTATATTCTCCCTCAaaagaaacactttttctttttttctggtcCGTCTTAAACTTGTCCTGAGTTGCCTTCAGTTTCACTGTGTAAACATTGCAAATAAGCAGCTGTAAATGAATAAGGACTTTCCTTTGCCTGGGGTTTTGCCTCACGGACAAGGTACAGACTGGAATCTTGACAGACAGGTTGCTGAGGCTGTGTGGATCCTCAGACATAAAACCACAGACAGCAACTCAGGACACCCTTTGCAGTTttggcaaaaataaacaactgaatATGCCCAACTTTACACTGATGCTTTTAGATGGGACCAATGACGCTTTCCTTTACATTCTGTCATATGTGTATACAATGTTCCTTTTCAATGAGAAAAAAGTTAATACAAATTTGAAAAGCCTTTCTCAGTTTTAAAGTCtacatgttttggtttttggctgttttacaGAAGTCTATGTGCATAATGAGATTAGGAAACACCTTTTTCCAAACAAGTTTTGATGTAGCGAACATTTAGCTTGCGTAACCCATTAGCTTTTTCACTTCTTCCATTGTCGTCGTCTCTGGATTAAACATAACCATTTCCAGTTgacttgaaaaaataaatacaattttcttAATTTGAAAGAATTCCTGAAATTTCTATCTATTTTTcccttgtttgtttcttctttgagGGTTTGTAGTGGTCTGGTTCTGTTTTTGGCTTCTTCTACTCAGCTAATTACAGCCATGCTAAAGTAGCATATGCTGCTACCTTTAGTGACGCCATGCAATCTAGTTTATTATTCAAATTTGCTTGACAATTATATGGAAATTTACTTTAGCCAAAGTTTGAAATAATGACgtaaatgtgtgtgaaaggtAATCTCTTTAAGCCAGCAGCTTAGGCTTCAGGCTGCTCTAAATGTTTTCAATGTTTGTTAAGTTTCATGACAAGCTGACACTGGCTTAAGTCCAGTTTCTTTGTGCAGCAATTTACTCCAGGCATCGAAGTACAGGCAGTACAGCTCAAAAGCACCTGGTGCTGACATTTGGCAGGCTCCCAGAAATTGGCCAATCAGAAGAAAGTTGGCTTTTAAGGAGGAGGCCTTAAAGGGACAGGAGCtaaaattgcttgtttttgacAGTAAATGAAGCAAGGGGATTAATGAAAGCGCAGTATATGATAAACAAGGACTTTTTAAACTGTGACTCATGCAGAGATACATTAGTGTCCTagactaaaaatacaaattggTGGATTCCCGTTAACATTATTCATCCTATCCAAGCTAGAATATAGTCAACATGCAACTGTTCAGTGCAAAAATGCTAGTATTAGAGTTTAGCAGTATAAATTAGGAACGTCGAGCACAAAGTCAGACTATAGCTTTTACAGTACTTTAATAACACATCTCTTGACAGCCAGTGTGAATACAACAAATGTAAGACAGATGTGAAAAATGTAGTCCTATTATTTTATATTCTTCCAGCAATTCTCCTGCTGCTTCaaatataaacagaaataaatggatGCAATCAAAACTGACACTAACAGCATCTTTTCAGCAGAAgtaacattttcagttttaaggAGGCCTGAATATCAGATTCCAGAAGTAACCCCATGATATATGAGTCATTATCTCTGTTCTACTATATCACAGTCACCCATTGTTTTTGAGCTGCCACTTCTCATCTAACAAGGTGGCAGAATGATGTCTCATTTAGGAAGTGCCTCGTCTTATCTTGGCGGCAGACCAAGCAAAAATGAAGTAATACAGGTTGTTGTTGAAGCCAGCTGATTGGGATTTACATCAAATTTTTACCTCCAGTTTTCACACGTCCTTTTCATATGAGAGCAATATAATTCAGGATGAAAACTGGCAAAGTGGTCTCTTGTCAGCAAATATACCGTCTGTGATTAATTAAGGCTGGCTGCTGGGTTCCAAAACAACTCGCTACAAGCATACAAACGTgataattaaaggaaaaatcatGTTTCCACACAAGGCGACAAAGGTCACTAATTGGTCTGAGCATGAAAGTGATGTGAATGTTGCAGCATTCAGTTTCCAGATCCTATTCCAAGTGAACACGTACAGTATGAGATTTTGTTGGACGGCACTCTACCACCATCAAAACACTCAGTCACTCAACAATGACTGAGAAggtatttcattgtttttacaatgtcagggaaaagtgaaaaaatgtcattgcaatttccaaaatgacattttcaaatcagCCTATTTTTTTGGTccaatttaaaatctaaaacccagaaataattaatttactgtAATATAAGCCAAATAAAACTCACACATCTCCCACCAGAGAAGCAAAAAATAGATCATTTTTGGTGTATTTCCATGAACAGTTTGATCAGttactaaaataaatgtttttcatcaCTGAAGAAGAGCTCTACAGACTTAAAGAATATTTGCTGGGGAGCGTTGAAGCTTTCCTGCTGGTTGCCCAAACTGCTGGTGGTGGATCTGCATCTTAAACTGAGTCCAGACACAGAGTCACACAGCATTGGTTTCACAGGCAGGGGCCCCATTTCTGTCTCTCTATTACCCCGTGGCCATGGACTTTATGCCCCGGTAAGCCTATAGCTCATGTAAGCACTGGAATAAGACCTTTAAAGAGTCTCTCCAATGAAaattgaaggtttttttttgccttgttaacatgtccatttGTCCATATCATGAGCTAAATAAGCAGTCCACACAGTAAAATATCCGAGCATTTCCACTCATGATGGTCTTTCGAACATAGAGTCAGACCTCTGTGGTTTCATAcgtaacaaaaaataaagaaccaAAACTTGCAGGGTGGGGTTTGTGGTATCattgttcttcagaatcagtttctggtttGAACTTAGATAGCTGAATTACTGCAGTATTACAACATGAAGCACCGTAGAGTAGTTCTACAGTGTATGAGCACAGTAATAAATGAGTTGGTGTGCTCAAGCTAAAACAACGAGTGGAGAGGTGGCCATCTTAGTCATctaaaaagctaaaacaaattattttcaaGAAATAACCCTTCTAAACATGTAACGCTGATAcagagagatgagtttttagggatGCAATCTTTGCATGTAAAGGGACATTAACCACAGCAGGCTGAGCTTTCCTACTGTGCTCTGTGCTGTTGGCTTAAGTGAAACACAGCCATCCCAAGGAAGAAAACTGAGACATCTGCAATGGAAAAGTCAATATCACAAGCTGTGTCATTTAGATAAAAGCCCCCCTGTCTGAGTGACACCAAATCTGGTAATAAATGGGCTcgtgaataaaagaaaattacatTAATCTGAAGACTTGTGAGAGGAAACAGGACGGAGagacaaaagaaacacagactggCAGATTAatagaacaaaaagaaagaaaataagagcAATCAAGTTCTTGCCAACAAAGGCACAAAATCAAGTTGACtcttattacttttattttttatgtgttttttatcAAGGCTACTATGGCAACGGAGTGAATGCCATCATAGTGTTTGCTGCCTGTTTCCTGCCAGACAGTGACCGAGAGGACTACCATGAAATAATGGAGAACCTCTTCCTGTGAGTGTCGCACTGCAATGACTGACACACACTCAACAACTCACTATTGTTTTTCAGTACATTTTGCACTGACCTACAACAGTTTAGCCACTAGTTTGGTTTTGCACTAAAGAAATGTCAGTTGTTGCTAGTAGTATTTTTAATTTCCTGTTTAACCTTGCTACTGATAATTTGCACAAACACTGACACATCATAACTGTCATAACAGCATTGTATGACCAAAACCTGAAGAATGTAAAAGCTGGGATAAACCATGAGTTGGTAAAGGTGCACAAAGCTGTTCCTGCAGCTAAATGCTAATACGCTCACAATGACGACATACTAATGTCCAGCAGGATGCAACATATTCACCATCTTCAGTTAGCTTGCTAAAAATTGTGAAGCACAAAGCAGCAGATTGAAttatcatttgtttttcagatatttgattCCGCCCAAAAGGGCTGATTGTGTTGAAGTTGTGTCCAGATGAAGTTCTATATCAGGGgcgtcaaacatgtggcccacgggccaaaagcggcccgccagagggtccaatctggcccacagggtgactttgtaaagtgtaaaaattaccactattcgggccagccctacggtaaacaataagacacaaatatattgtggaaaaaaatgtcgcTGGATTAAAAGCAGATTGGATAGATAAAATGACATCCTCAAACTTCAAACTCAGTTGGATGATAAATGTTGCATAAAACGGGTTTGCAGAACTAGTCCCTGCAGCATCCACTCGGTATGTGCAAAAATTATGTCTGCAAAACACATAGCTGAACGTGGGAGTTTGAATGAATGGTGGGTGGTGGTATGAAACAGCAAACCGCATATgacaaacacagactgaaacaaaAGCAATCAGACGATGCGTGAAAGTTACTCCAACTGGCTGAGTCTATTTGCCAGCAGCTCACCTTCAGAACCAGCCGTGTATGTCAGTGCACACAGCAAATGCATTTGCAATCTCAATCACAAAGCAAGGAagttctttaaataaaacataagctcaacattttacattttacaaaatgcAGCTCTTTCCTGAGCATGTCCCACCAGATGGTCAGGAGCATTTGAGCTTTAAACATGATTTTCAAGCTAAAAGTCAACATTTACTTGAGTCGTTGAGCAGGAGTTTAACCCCACTTTCCTCAGAGAAAATTCTTAATAACCCTTAGCATCACATTGTTTTCACTGTGGACTTTGTAGCTCTTTATaatcttttttaaatcaagagGTGGGGCAGAAGTGTAGTTTCCTTTAGTACTACTTAAACTATAATATGCTAAAAAGTTACTATGCAATGACAAAATAATGGTAGCCTCAGCTTTAACTACAAATAAATAgaagaaacaaagcaaacaaaaacactcctTGTTCCAGAGGATGCTGTCTTTTTCACATTGTGGAGATATCCAAATGCACAATGAATCACATTCTCATTAGCATCAGCCTAGCTTGTGTTTTGTGCTAATTTGCAAATACTAGCATGCAGACACGCTAAACTAAGATGGTTAATATTCTTGACAAATATCTGCATGGGCTGCATAGTAACTCAATGGTTAGtgctgtcgcctcacagctagaagatccctggtttgtgtcctagcctgggatctttctgcatggagtttgcatgttctccctgtgcatgcatgggttttctatGGGTTCTCAGTcctaaaacatgctgaggttaattggcgattctaaattgtccataagtgtgaatgtgattgtctctatgtgtagccctctGATAGACTGCCtgccagggtgtcctctgccttcaccctaagtcagctgggatagactccagccccccatgactctaatgaggattaagcattgcagagataatggatgaatgaatggatggatggaaacattTACATGCTTGTCGTGGCCATGTTAGCATGccgatgttagcatttagctaaaGTACTGCTGTACCGctgcagcagagatgtggtTTTACAGGCACCTGCTACGTACATCTAATACGGCCAGAATAACCAATAAAGACGATTTAAAATACTAAACACAAATTACACGCTACTGAACAAAATTAGGAAATggcaagcaacattttttggatgCATCATAAGGAAAGAGACCCTGGAATATATCATCACAATTGGAAAAATTAACgggaagagagaaagaggcagacagagaatggTAATGATGGATGGACTGACATCATAGCTACACATGGAACAGGCAACAGCCATaattcagaaagcaaaagatcGGATTATATCAAAGGAAATGATTGCCTACGCCGAATGGCATGGCACTTGCTGTACCAAAGTACAAAGTAAGAGCTGCTACCGTGTTGggttttttaaaactgttttacataTTATGACTTTTCTCAGGTGATCATTGTACAACTATGTACAAAGGAAATGTAAAAGTAGTTCAATGAAAACATCCATTTAATCCTTAGACTGTATTTAATTAGATGAGGACGCTGCATTATTGATTAAATTCAGCCACAGCACCTCTGGACAGGGAAAGCTCTCTAAATAAAGTGATAGAAATAAAGTGATAGTCTAGCTTCTTTGCTGTGAACTCCTGTGCTGATATCGCACTGTTGTGTTGGAACAGTTGCATTTCATGCCTGGACAGTGTGGTTGGGATCCCACAGGCTGTTCTGTGAAAGATACTGAGTAAGCTGGCATATCCGAGAGTTTTGGATTGAAATGAAAGGAGGTAAACCGTAGTGTCTGCAGTTCCCGATGCCAGATGGCTGGAGGTCTGAATCCTTGCGAGGAGGAGTAACTGTAGCTTGGTGGTGAACGACATGCAGTTTGTCAGTGGGAGATGATCACAATTGTCACGAATCAGAGTGGATCAGTAGTGCTTGTCTGCAAGTTGGAGAATGACATTTCATC
It encodes the following:
- the prune2 gene encoding protein prune homolog 2 isoform X2, whose protein sequence is MDLPSESKMNSEGGEGRPVPPTSLPLQGGATQRKKLSAPRISLSLDQSEDDLGETPDDLDINVDDLDTPDEGDYLDYTDHEMDWEDPTAAGRSGTTETYNTIPTYSAEEERQDGKLWRTVIIGEQEHRINMKIIEPYMRVISHGGYYGNGVNAIIVFAACFLPDSDREDYHEIMENLFLYVISTLELMVAEDYMIVYLNGATPHRRMPGLGWLKKCYQMIDRRLRKNLKSFIILHPSWFIRTILAITKPFISAKFSSKIKYVHNLDELQELIPVDSIQIPECIIRLDKELKEAAENSKMNSFLQGSEPTAASRTEADQAGASGS
- the prune2 gene encoding protein prune homolog 2 isoform X1; its protein translation is MDLPSESKMNSEGGEGRPVPPTSLPLQGGATQRKKLSAPRISLSLDQSEDDLGETPDDLDINVDDLDTPDEGDYLDYTDHEMDWEDPTAAGRSGTTETYNTIPTYSAEEERQDGKLWRTVIIGEQEHRINMKIIEPYMRVISHGGYYGNGVNAIIVFAACFLPDSDREDYHEIMENLFLYVISTLELMVAEDYMIVYLNGATPHRRMPGLGWLKKCYQMIDRRLRKNLKSFIILHPSWFIRTILAITKPFISAKFSSKIKYVHNLDELQELIPVDSIQIPECIIRLDKELKEAAENSKMNSFLQGSEPTAASRTDRADQAGASGS